GGTCGCCACGGTCCATGTCTAAAATACATCTGATTGTGTCAGGAACTATAAAACTAGCATCAGAACCTAAATTTTTGGGATAAGTCTGTGAAGATACAACTTTTTCATTGTGAAATAACTTATTTCGTCCTAAGTCCCATCCCCAACTTTCCGAATTTGCACCAACTAAACAGTGGTATCCAGCACAATGAAGTCCAGCTTTTTTCGTGGCAACACCAACAACAGCATGTGTACCCCGTTGGCGAGTTGACCAAGTAAAATCCCAAACATGAAGTCCTTTAGAAAAACCAACTTTTGCTCTTATACCATCTGTACTTTGAGCAACTGGGTGTCTATGAGAAATTCTACAATCATCTTCCTTTACATATACATTCATACTTCTATCCTCATTGTTCCAGCCATGAGCTTCCTGTACAGTTCTAGATGCTGGTGGACGATCCAGTAATATTTCGAGTTTAGTTGGACGAGGAAAACAATTTTCATTGTGATTTAATACATCTCTTTTTCCCACATGTTTACCAAGAcgtcttttaatttttgtttcttttccgTTATTAAGAGTTTCAGTTGTTCTTTTTACAGAACTTATTCTGGAACCCATTCTAATGTAGTCTCTGTTTATGCGAAAACTGTGTAGGCGCGTTATCGTGGCGAAtttctattacaaaatatatactcTAAAGGCTTTTAACTGATAAGCCTTTTTTCTAACACATTTAAATTGACCAAGCAATAATACTCCAGTAATCAATTCGAcaagtagtaaaaaaaattcaaaatattacgactgtatttctttctttaaacttttttcttcaCCGTGGcttaatatttttcttcttgtttATCACGACTATCGGCAGATCTTCTCTCAGTAACTTGCCTCATTGGTTTACAGTTTTATTCTGTGTGCAAGCTCACTGAACCATGTCTTCTTATATTCTCGTAAGTGAATCATAAAAGCGTCGTGAATAAAGTCGTCATTAAGAAATCTGTAACAATAAGAACAATTCAAATAttcataaatttaaacaatagaATTAAACGCATAATTAGACCGATTGTTTTCGTTGTCGTTATTATATACATATTGTGAAACGACCGAGAACGATATGTCGGTAAAACGAGGCTTgcttaacaaaagaaaaaaatataaaaacacgaCACGACGAGAAAAAAGGCAATTGCATAACCGTTTCCATGGGaaactttaatttaaatttctcAATGTGCGCGTTAAGACGGGGGTAAAATCGATAGTTGCTCTGGCATAAAATAACTATTTGGAAGAAAATAACAATTCACAAGAGAATTAAAGTCTATATTTTTAACGTATTTAACGAGTGGTTTTTGTGGTAACAGCCTATTCTTTTCTATAAATTTAAgtgaatttcaaaatttttaatcagCCTTCAAGGTTTAAGCTTTTTGGGCAAAAGAACGAAAAAAAACTACTTGTTTTTTAACGATCCAAGCGAGATGTTTGTGGTAAAATAACTATTTATTTCTGTAAAAGTTTTGTTTGAATCCAATTTTTGTTCAATTTAGATTTTATAGATAACCTCAAAAGAATGGAAGCAATatacttctttttatttttcacaagcctttcattatttatttaaaaggtaaatatatatttcatttaacGAAAAAATCCCCCTGTTCCGCGCAAATATATTCGCAAAAAAACACGCGTAAAATGCGCGGGAATTTTACTGAAGTTGCAGAAAAATTGCTGCTTCACGGTGGTTGCTTTTCGTATGGTGGTCAGATGATCATGAAGGCAAAAGATGTTTCGGGTGGCTGATCATAGCAATTATTTGATCATATTTTCTTTCGAAGAGTAAACGGGGCGCGTTATTTGCCTGCTCAAAGAAATCAACATGCGTGAATAAACTCTGATAATCATTTCTTAATGAAGAAGTTTAGCTTAAGAATCAAGTTTACATGGCATTGTGATTTTCTTCATGAGCGCATAGTAAAGAATTTGACAAATTGTTGTTTTGATCTTCATGTTTATTATTCATGATCAGAGAGATTCAAAAAGCATGCATTCGTTCTAAAGAAATGTTTTGAATTGATATTCTTTAAAGTGAAAACAGTAGATAGAGCAGTGTTATTCAAAGAGTATTTTGATGTATTACAGCTTTATCATTTAAcgaaatagtaataataatattacCCCCATTTCATTGAATACGCATTGGAACCTAGGTTTATTCAATCCCCCGGCTGAATGACATTAATTACTTAATTGTCTCACGTATATTTTGAAATAgtaattacaaaattttgtaatgacaataaaaaaaatttacacatcCATATTTATTTTagcgaaaatataatttaccaACAACAACTATTTTCAAATgatttatatattaattttcccagtatataataaataaaaaagggaCAAAAGAAATTGAAAGTTTAAACGCATTGATTTTGTCTGTATACATATGGGGAAATATTTGGTgaaatgtcttatttttaaCTAGAGGCTGCAACACATGGAACTTGCTCATACAAACCGGTACAGCGCTGTACCATTCAATTGGTATAacaaaaaactaataaaaataattgccCCTTGGGACTATAAAGTGAAATTAATTTCAACACGATTGCAAATAAACCACACGTAATAATAATCGCGCAAAGCCGTTATCGCTAATTTCgatttcaataaaataatttcaacaCT
The genomic region above belongs to Hydractinia symbiolongicarpus strain clone_291-10 chromosome 4, HSymV2.1, whole genome shotgun sequence and contains:
- the LOC130641889 gene encoding SPRY domain-containing SOCS box protein 1-like, giving the protein MGSRISSVKRTTETLNNGKETKIKRRLGKHVGKRDVLNHNENCFPRPTKLEILLDRPPASRTVQEAHGWNNEDRSMNVYVKEDDCRISHRHPVAQSTDGIRAKVGFSKGLHVWDFTWSTRQRGTHAVVGVATKKAGLHCAGYHCLVGANSESWGWDLGRNKLFHNEKVVSSQTYPKNLGSDASFIVPDTIRCILDMDRGDLSYEVDGQYLGVAFTGLKGKTVYPIISAVWGHCEVKLNYIGSLDPEPLPLMDLCRLKIRQTVGKEHLTQETLDSFNIPRQLRQYLVYKW